The segment CGCCATGTTCACCCAGACGAACACAAATAGCGCGGGAGATGGTTAAGTCCCCATGATGAAAAATTCCCGCCTGAACGGAACCAAGCTCTGTCTCATTCCAGCGATCGTCGGCCCAGGTTTCTTCTGTTTGGTTTCCCCAGTGGCCGAACTCGCCCCCATCCAACCCCGGATGTCCGGGGATAAGGTGTGGGACTGTCTCCTGTTGCCTGAAGTGCTCCGCCTCTTTGGCATAGAAGTCATATAACCGATCCCGGTTCATATGCTCCTCCCAGTTCGGCCAGTCCTCGGGGGAGAGCGGTCCGCGATCGTATTCGAAACTGGCCGGTCCATGAACGTGCAACCGGGCCATTAATAATTCGACCGCATCGAGTGACGCAGCCTGATCTGTACCCAGAGTCGAGACGAATTGAATCAAGTCGAGTTGTTGTTGGCGCGACATGGCGGAAGTCAGTCCTTCCGGCATGAGTGTACTCCCCGGAATGTGCTCATCGATTTCGTCTGTCGAAATTGTCGTTGTTTCATCCGAGGCGGGATTCTTCAATACGAATTCGTCTTCAGTTTTAGTTGTTAGATACCCGGAGAGAATTTTCCCTTCATCCGTGATGATGGAATGCGAAACGTATTCTGGTTTGACATCACGTTTCGGCCAGAAAATCGATTCCACGATTTCATTCGGTTTGCGATCGACACCAATCTTCGTCAGATCGGGGCCAATGGTGCCGCCATGTTCTCCCAGTTTATGGCAGGAGATGCAGGCCGACTTCGCTGAAGTAAAAACCTCCAGCCCCCTGGCGGCGTCACCTTCTTTTCGCGCTGAGGCGATGTACTCAGACACCACTGCGGGGTCGTATAGTAACTCCACAGGTTTTGCTGCTTCCGGGGAAGCGGGGGATTTGACTGTTCCTGATATACTGTTCCACACAAGCAATAGATTTTCGTCATCGGGCAATGCGTCTGCTGGTGCTGGTGCTTTATCGCTGGTCCCCTTGATGATTTGAACCTGTTGAATTTCACCATTAGTGAAGACTCTTCCTTCGACCAAACGACCAATGCCAAACCCACCTGGGACCGGTGCCTGATTCATAGATTTGACGGGTTGATCTACCACCTGCTTACCATCGATGTACAACCGGACCCGGTTGGGTTCAAATTGCATGGCGATTTCATGCGACTTGCTATCGCAGATCATGGTCTCACTATGAACATGATCGGGAGCATAACCAGGTAGATAAACAGACAGTTTGCCACTTTCGGGTTGCGTGAACAATTCCCAGTGCGTACCCGATCGTTTCTCTTCGTTTGCAAGGAGAATCTGATATCCATTGCTCGGAGCAAGCTGAGCCTGACATGCTATCGTCAGTGGTAAAGTGCGATAAGCGACATTCCCCTTGAGGACATGACCTGCGTTCGCAGGGGGAGCAGTTGATGTCGTTTTTGTGGCGGGCTTTTTCCAGGAACGGTATTTTGGCGGAACTCCGGCCGGGTTCCCCTTCAACTGATTCATCAACCAGTCGAGACCCTCCAGATTATCTTGTAGTCGCAGACGCGTATCCACCGAAGTATCGTGATCGAGAATTCCAACGGGACCTTGCCACCCACTTTGGGCGATGGTGGTGAGCAATTGCAGGTCAAGTTCTCCTGCACCAAGTGGCACAATCTTTTGGCCCTGTTGATCACCACCAGGCACCATTCCATTCAGATTGAGCGTCAATAAATAAGGTTTCATCTTCTGCAATAGCGATTCAAATCGGTCGACGTGCGCATGTCCATGATGCAGGTTGTACACAATACCGACGTTGTCGAGATTCAATTCCTCAATGATTTCGATTTGATTTTCAGGTTCACCAAACCAACCACCGTGGTTGTACAAAGCGACCTGACAGCCTGCTTCGGCGGCGGCCTCGGCAATGGGACGCAAACGTTCGGCTTCCGTTTGAACACGTTGCCTTTGCTCTGCTGCAGAATTCGTCGGTGCTCCACCACCGGTAATCCACAGTTGCGGGTGGACTTCATGCTTACGAAAGATCTCCAGCGTCATTTTAGCTTCTTCATTCAGCACGCCCGGAAACCACCACGCTGTCAGTTCAATCTTTCTGGATTGCAGCGCCTTGATTTCATCCTCGAATGTTGGCACATGCTCGGCTCGATAATCGTAAGCGAGTCGCTGGATGCCCAACTCGGCCAGCATCGCCGCGCGTGCTTCCGGCCCCCGTCTTTCACTATCAAAAGGGACCACACACCAGGCGACCAGGTTGTCTCGGTTAAAGAGATCGAGCTTAAACACCTCCTCCGACCGTGTAGATGAAAAAGAAAACAAGGCAATCAAAAAGGCGAAAACTAATCGTGTGCTGACGCGACCGGGCATAATTCCAATTCCATCAAATAAAGCTGCCGGGGAACACTATATTGCATCAATTTATGTGCAAAAGAACTGATTCAAAGAGTTAATATTCAAACTATTGTACGACGCGGCTAAATACCATTATCATGGTCGGAATTCATGGACAGATTGTCAGAACATATTTAATAACTTAGATTCGCGATTTCGTCATGGAAACCCATTCCTCTGATTCACCTTACTTATATTCTTTTGATCCATGGCCTGACATCGAAGTTCATACCGAATGGGGTGAGACTGGTACCGCACTTGCCAGTGAAAGAGGCGACTTGGTCGTAATCGTGGATGTACTTTCATTTTCGACGACACTGGCAGTTGCTTGCGGTCATGGCGCGACTATTCTCGTCTATTCCACTGAAGAACTCGAAATAATGGGAGGTCGCGACCAAGCAACAAGAGACTTGAATGCCGAAATCATCTCTAGAACGAGAACCTCTGATCCAGCGTTTTTTTCTCTCTCACCAGCTAGTTTGTCACGGTGCCCGAACGGAACTCGTTTAATTGTGACATCACTGAACGGAGCCCGTTGTGTGGCTCACGCAGGAGCCAGGCTTCCCAGCGTCATCGGTTCGCTGAGAAACAAAACAGCTACTGCCCGATACATAATTCACCTCTTGCAAACAAACCCGAACATCCAGCGAGTTACTCTCGTTTCCTGTGGAGAACATTGGTCATCTATTCTTCCCGAACAGAATGGATGGCGTCCGGCACTTGAGGACCAGATCGGCGCTGGTGCTATTGTGTCGGAGTTGGGCGAATGCGGCTTATCCCTCTCAGCGGAATCACAATCAGCCAATGCTATATGGCAATCTGTGAAATCGGAGATTTCGGAGGCATTGCTGTCGTCAGTAAGCGGACGGGAACTCGTAGAGAAAGGCTTCCAAGAAGACGTACTATTGGCTGCCGAAGTCGACAATGAAAAATTTGCCGTCGTCGAAACCAAGCCGGGAAGTCGCGAGTTTAAAGCGTTCCACTAAGTTCGAGACATCCCTGTTACCAGGGGGCTTCCATGCCTTCGACGATCTGGCGGGCGAGGCCGTCGACGGCGTCTTTAGTGGCAGTGGCGAGGCTGTGGCCCACTTCCGGGGCGAACTCGGCGTTGGCGATCAGGTGCGTCGTCTGTCCATTCAGGGGGATCGTGTTCTGCGAAATGACCTGCCCTGTTCGGGCATCTTCCCATTTCATTTCGACGGCCACAGAGAGCTGCAGTTCCCGTGGATCGTCAAACGAGGTTTCACCCAGGACATCTTTGCGAACTTCGACAATCGTCCCGACCAGTCGTGTGTCGGCGTAGGGTTCTTTCGCCAGACGAAGATGCGACTGGGATTGAATCTCTTTTTGCACCGCTTCGGTCAATTGATACTCGAGACCACGCCGATAGCTGTTCGTTTTGAACATCGGGACGGCGACCGTCCGGTACTGAGGAGGATGCGGTGAACCGACGCGATAACCGCAACCTGCCGCGCTTAATAAACCAATCAGGAACACCATCGCGCAACATTGCCGTACGCCGACCCGACGAAAGATATTTTCTTCCGGACAGAGGAACAGGACGATGTGTCGGAGACGGGTTAACATTCGTGGCTGGGT is part of the Polystyrenella longa genome and harbors:
- a CDS encoding TIM barrel protein, which translates into the protein MFKLDLFNRDNLVAWCVVPFDSERRGPEARAAMLAELGIQRLAYDYRAEHVPTFEDEIKALQSRKIELTAWWFPGVLNEEAKMTLEIFRKHEVHPQLWITGGGAPTNSAAEQRQRVQTEAERLRPIAEAAAEAGCQVALYNHGGWFGEPENQIEIIEELNLDNVGIVYNLHHGHAHVDRFESLLQKMKPYLLTLNLNGMVPGGDQQGQKIVPLGAGELDLQLLTTIAQSGWQGPVGILDHDTSVDTRLRLQDNLEGLDWLMNQLKGNPAGVPPKYRSWKKPATKTTSTAPPANAGHVLKGNVAYRTLPLTIACQAQLAPSNGYQILLANEEKRSGTHWELFTQPESGKLSVYLPGYAPDHVHSETMICDSKSHEIAMQFEPNRVRLYIDGKQVVDQPVKSMNQAPVPGGFGIGRLVEGRVFTNGEIQQVQIIKGTSDKAPAPADALPDDENLLLVWNSISGTVKSPASPEAAKPVELLYDPAVVSEYIASARKEGDAARGLEVFTSAKSACISCHKLGEHGGTIGPDLTKIGVDRKPNEIVESIFWPKRDVKPEYVSHSIITDEGKILSGYLTTKTEDEFVLKNPASDETTTISTDEIDEHIPGSTLMPEGLTSAMSRQQQLDLIQFVSTLGTDQAASLDAVELLMARLHVHGPASFEYDRGPLSPEDWPNWEEHMNRDRLYDFYAKEAEHFRQQETVPHLIPGHPGLDGGEFGHWGNQTEETWADDRWNETELGSVQAGIFHHGDLTISRAICVRLGEHGELSACFNPETLSYPVIWKDGFVKFSSVRHGFMHGLILDGTVLAKEPSQPPTKSFKYLGFFRHGRHVVFHYRLGDVEMYDIPHVVNGIFTRTQVVAGGINKSNWASLIEPGKPQWPQILETEIKLGDGEPYAVDNIELPYKNPWKALLFCGGHAFLPDGRALVCTMQGDVWLADGFMNGGTTAKWKRFASGLHHALGLVVHDGAMYVQGRDQITRLYDHNHDGEADQYECFSSAYTTSNAGHDFICGLQRDSAGNFYTASGNQGLLRISPDGEQVEVLATGFRNPDGLGLTPEGLLTVPCSEGEWTPASMICAVNSKQTATESAPNPVPFFGYRKQANADQPLEVPPALPLVYLPRGLDNSSGGQTYIDSQKWGPLEGEMIHFSYGTGSHFLLLRDEVNGQLQGGIVPLPGEFLSGAHRGRFHPLDGQLYVTGMTGWGCYALQDGCFQRVRYTNKPVNLPKRFHVFENGILIEFTSEIDREIAENTKSHLAQCWNYRYSQAYGSPEYSPSHFGTKGHDVLEIASAHVLAEEKLLFLEIPELQPVNQLQLRMHVNEQTQEPADGLDLFLTVHQLDEPFTKFSGYEPRKKTIAAHPILFDLTLSTKKITNPWEQPVPNARQIVLRTGKNLSYETRSLSAKAGEMLELKLVNPDVVPHNWALVEPGALKEVGEMANRLIADPEAVIRQYIPESERVLVYTDVVSPQEEMSIFFRAPETPGNYPFLCTFPGHWMVMNGMLTVE
- a CDS encoding 2-phosphosulfolactate phosphatase, whose amino-acid sequence is METHSSDSPYLYSFDPWPDIEVHTEWGETGTALASERGDLVVIVDVLSFSTTLAVACGHGATILVYSTEELEIMGGRDQATRDLNAEIISRTRTSDPAFFSLSPASLSRCPNGTRLIVTSLNGARCVAHAGARLPSVIGSLRNKTATARYIIHLLQTNPNIQRVTLVSCGEHWSSILPEQNGWRPALEDQIGAGAIVSELGECGLSLSAESQSANAIWQSVKSEISEALLSSVSGRELVEKGFQEDVLLAAEVDNEKFAVVETKPGSREFKAFH
- the lptE gene encoding LPS assembly lipoprotein LptE; the protein is MLTRLRHIVLFLCPEENIFRRVGVRQCCAMVFLIGLLSAAGCGYRVGSPHPPQYRTVAVPMFKTNSYRRGLEYQLTEAVQKEIQSQSHLRLAKEPYADTRLVGTIVEVRKDVLGETSFDDPRELQLSVAVEMKWEDARTGQVISQNTIPLNGQTTHLIANAEFAPEVGHSLATATKDAVDGLARQIVEGMEAPW